Within the Gammaproteobacteria bacterium genome, the region CCTGGACACGGATATCTTCAATGTCTCGAACGAAGACTGCATAGCCTTTCTCGATCCGCTGATTAGACACTGGGACATCGATCTTTCGACCTTCGATATGGAGATATCGCTGAACGACAGGCTCGCCCCCGGGGAACCGAAGAAATTCGCGTTCATCGAGAAGGGCCTCGACGGTCCTCATAAGGATGAACCGGGGCTCATTGATTTTCTACAGGACACCATTCTAAGTCGCGACATAACAGAGGAGGAGCTCGAATTCTTGAGACGGCTCAGGTTCGGGGCGACCAGGCGGCCCAATCGACTCTATTATTACCGGGTCCTGCAAATTTCGAGAGACCCGCTGCATTTTCGAGCCGAGGAGGAATGACTTCCTGCCATGCGCAACCGTACTGATTGCAGCGAAGGCCGATTCGGTCTTGCAGCAAGCGCTTTCCAGCCGTTTAAAGATCCCCGCTTCCGCGGGGATGACTCTTTAAGTGTGCGGGGATGACTCCTTAAGTGCACGGGGATGACTCCTTAAGTAAGTAGCATTCAGTCATTACTTCAAATTCCATTTGCCATGGCGCAGCGTAAACAGGGGTAGTACTGCGACGCTATCGAACCGATTCTGTTACTATGCGCCGGCGCTTAACCGGACTCCTTCGTTTGTGACCTCTTCTGCTTTTTCGACACTGCCTGTGCGGGCGGACCTGCTCGGCAATATAGCCTCGCTTGGATTTGAATCGATGACTCCGGTTCAACTGCAAAGTTTGCCGATTCTACTCTCTGGCCAGGATTTACTCGGGCAGGCAAAAACAGGCAGCGGGAAAACCGCGGCATTCGCGATTGGCATTATCAACAAGCTGGAAACCCGTTGCCGACAGGTTCAGGCACTGGTGCTTTGCCCGACGCGAGAACTTGCCGACCAGGTGAGCAATGCAATCAGGCGATTGGCGCGAACCATACCTAATATAAAGATACTCACTTTGTGCGGCGGTAAACCCATTGCCAGGCAAACCGCATCGCTGGAATCGGCACCGCATATCGTAATCGGTACCCCGGGCCGTATTTTGAAACATTTGTCCAAAGGCAGCCTGAATCTTCAACAGGTTTCGACCTTCGTCCTCGATGAAGCCGATCGAATGTTAGACATGGGTTTTCTGGCCGACATCATGCTGATCAAGGACAGTTTGCCCGGCAAACGACAAACCGTCTTGTTTTCGGCTACCTATGCTGAGGAAATCGTGCGCATCAGTAGTGCCGTTCAAAAATCTCCAGTCAAAGTTCAAGTTGAAAAATCGCATCACATTAAAGAGATCAAACAGACTTTTTACGAAATCCCGCAAGATGAGAGAACCGAGACACTGGTTGCCCTGCTCGAACATTTTGAACCCGAATCCACACTCGTATTCTGTAACCGCAAACAGCAATGCCAGGATTTAAAAGACGCGTTATGTAAGCGCGGGTTTCACGCTTTGAGCTTACACGGCGATCTGGAGCAGTTCGAGCGTGACCAGGTTTTGATTCAGTTTGCAAATCGCAGTAGTTCGATTCTGATTGCAACCGATGTCGCCGCTCGAGGACTGGACATCAAGGAGCTGGCTGCGGTCGTCAACTTTGAAATAACGCCGGATCCTGAAATTCATATCCATCGTATCGGTCGTACCGGAAGAGCGGGCAATGAAGGTTTGGCGCTGAGTCTTTTCACCGCAGGTGAACAAAATCGTATTGATGCTATTGAAAGCTATCAAGGCAGTCCGATAAATATTGAAAACCCATCTAATTTGCAACGCCAGGCTGGTTTTAGTCTAAAACCTGCCATGGAAACACTATTCATCAACGCTGGCAGAAAAGACAAAATCAGGGCCGGTGATATTTTAGGTGCCTTGACCGCCAATACCGAATTACCCGGCAAGCTCATCGGCAAGATCGATATCCTGGATAAAATGGCTTATGTAGCGGTGGACCGTAAGGTCGCCAGGCAGGCACTTAAGATCCTGCTCGACGGGAAGATCAAGGGCAGGAAGATTCGCGTTAGAAAGCTGGATAATTAAACATGGCCTGGTTATTCAGTATGAAAGTATCCGGACATACAGCATCGATAAGCATCTCTGGCTGTTGCACAAAGTGAGGCTGGATTGAAGACTCCCCAACGACTTAAGCCGCTACTTGAAGATGGTCTGATCGACGAAGTTCTACGACCTTTAATGAGCGGAAAAGAAGCCGATGTGTTTATCGTGCGCTGTGGCAGTGAAATTCGCTGTGCGAAAATTTATAAAGAGGCCGATAAACGGAGTTTCAAACAGGCGACGCAATACCAGGAAGGCCGCAAGGTACGCAATACTCGCCGCGCACGCGCTATGGAAAAAAGCTCTCGTTACGGTCGCAGGGAACAGGAACAAGCCTGGCAAAATACCGAAGTGGATGCATTGTATCGGCTGGCCCGAGTTGATGTACGTGTGCCAAAGCCCTATGGCTGCTTCG harbors:
- the dbpA gene encoding ATP-dependent RNA helicase DbpA, with the translated sequence MTSSAFSTLPVRADLLGNIASLGFESMTPVQLQSLPILLSGQDLLGQAKTGSGKTAAFAIGIINKLETRCRQVQALVLCPTRELADQVSNAIRRLARTIPNIKILTLCGGKPIARQTASLESAPHIVIGTPGRILKHLSKGSLNLQQVSTFVLDEADRMLDMGFLADIMLIKDSLPGKRQTVLFSATYAEEIVRISSAVQKSPVKVQVEKSHHIKEIKQTFYEIPQDERTETLVALLEHFEPESTLVFCNRKQQCQDLKDALCKRGFHALSLHGDLEQFERDQVLIQFANRSSSILIATDVAARGLDIKELAAVVNFEITPDPEIHIHRIGRTGRAGNEGLALSLFTAGEQNRIDAIESYQGSPINIENPSNLQRQAGFSLKPAMETLFINAGRKDKIRAGDILGALTANTELPGKLIGKIDILDKMAYVAVDRKVARQALKILLDGKIKGRKIRVRKLDN
- a CDS encoding XRE family transcriptional regulator, giving the protein LDTDIFNVSNEDCIAFLDPLIRHWDIDLSTFDMEISLNDRLAPGEPKKFAFIEKGLDGPHKDEPGLIDFLQDTILSRDITEEELEFLRRLRFGATRRPNRLYYYRVLQISRDPLHFRAEEE